The Lycium ferocissimum isolate CSIRO_LF1 chromosome 10, AGI_CSIRO_Lferr_CH_V1, whole genome shotgun sequence genome window below encodes:
- the LOC132034496 gene encoding calmodulin-binding transcription activator 2-like isoform X2 → MADTKRYLPNQPLDLEQILKEAQHRWLRPAEICEILRNHLKLYLNKEPPVKPPGGSVFLYDRKVVRYFRKDSHNWRKKKDGKTVKEAHEKLKAGSIDVLHCYYAHGEDNENFQRRSYWMLEQQLEHIVLVHYREVKEGYKVGAFRVQPVHPGPLLENPQTSSTPCFESGLIVQKSHTSSPTSVDWKQQALSSELHSGDSKGLVEFSRDSFQLNPQVSSFMSTDFHSSERNLNVTLEQKFYSGHLNVADLLSNKLTYARLDVGKAVKDVANNRNRLAITSGEAFEENIHVAPSQIQNISSSQTVVTSDATVQTSSLEGGLDSDEAGRLNKLDSFGRWMDREIGGDCDESLMASDSGNYWNTLDTDNEDKEVSSLSRDMQLDTDSLGPSPSQAQLFSISDFAPDWVYSGVETKVLIIGTFPGHGKHPTCQKWSCMFGEVEVSAEALTESILRCQVPFHAPGRVPFYVTCSNRLACSEVREFEYRERPSELALALRPSDEVRLQVRLAKLLYSGLNLKFLDCSRRECEKCKLKTLLCSLKCNTGNAPERLEDLLAIIEGNHINFRDMLIQNFMKDKLYEWLVSRAHEEDKGPNILDDEGQGAIHLVAALGYEWGLVPLIAAGISPNFRDARGRTALHWAAQYGREDMVIALVKLGVAAGAVEDPTAASPGGQTAADLASSGGHKGIAGYLAESDLTVHLQSLAMNNNALDDIGAGLEAEKAFESAAQEVVPVNGTIDDEISLKVSLASLRKSAHAAALIQATFRARSFRQRQLTESRIDVSEASLDLVALGSLSKVQKVNHFEDYLHSAAIKIQQKYRGWKGRREFLKIRNRIVKIQAHVRGHQVRKQYKKFVWSVSILEKVILRWRRKKPGLRGFRPEKTSQEGTLEFEKNDEYEYLSIGRKQKFAGVEKALARVQSMVRHPEARDQYMRLVAKFESSKLDDGGSSRSSPV, encoded by the exons ATGGCTGATACCAAACGTTACCTTCCCAATCAACCTTTAG ATCTTGAACAGATACTGAAGGAAGCCCAGCACCGCTGGCTTCGCCCAGCTGAAATTTGTGAAATCTTGCGCAATCATCTAAAGCTCTACTTGAATAAGGAGCCCCCAGTCAAACCTCCAG GCGGTTCAGTGTTTCTATATGATCGGAAAGTAGTACGATATTTCCGTAAAGATAGTCACAActggagaaagaagaaggatggtAAAACTGTGAAAGAAGCTCATGAAAAGTTGAAG GCAGGCAGCATTGATGTTCTTCACTGTTACTATGCCCATGGGGAGGACAACGAGAACTTTCAGAGGCGAAGTTATTGGATGCTTGAACA ACAGTTGGAGCACATCGTCCTTGTACATTACAGAGAAGTAAAAGAG GGTTACAAAGTAGGTGCCTTCCGTGTGCAACCAGTACATCCAGGGCCACTGCTTGAAAATCCTCAAACTAGTTCCACGCCTTGCTTTGAGTCTGGCCTAATAGTTCAGAAATCTCATACATCAAGTCCAACCTCAGTTGACTGGAAACAACAGGCACTCTCTTCTGAACTTCACAGTGGTGATTCCAAAG GACTTGTGGAGTTCTCGAGGGACAGCTTTCAGCTCAATCCACAAGTTAGCTCATTCATGTCTACTGACTTTCATAGCTCAGAGAGAAATTTAAATGTTACGCTAGAGCAAAAGTTCTACTCGGGACACCTTAATGTGGCCGATTTGCTGTCCAATAAACTCACTTATGCAAGATTAGATGTTGGTAAAGCCGTTAAAGATGTGGCAAACAACAGAAACAGATTGGCTATTACTTCCGGGGAAGCATTTGAG GAGAATATCCATGTAGCTCCATCTCAGATTCAGAACATTTCCAGCTCTCAGACTGTTGTGACTTCTGATGCTACAGTTCAAACTAGTTCCTTGGAAGGTGGACTCGACAGTGATGAAGCTGGAAGACTAAATAAACTTGATAGCTTTGGAAGATGGATGGATAGAGAGATCGGTGGAGACTGCGACGAGTCCCTGATGGCCTCTGATTCTGGCAACTACTGGAATACCCTTGATACTGATAATGAGGATAAAGAAGTTTCCAGTTTATCACGTGACATGCAGTTGGACACTGATTCTTTAGGCCCTTCTCCATCCCAAGCGCAGCTGTTCAGTATCTCTGATTTTGCTCCAGATTGGGTCTACTCAGGAGTGGAAACAAAG GTTTTGATCATAGGTACCTTTCCTGGCCACGGGAAGCATCCGACCTGTCAGAAATGGAGCTGTATGTTTGGTGAAGTTGAGGTCTCTGCAGAAGCTCTGACTGAGAGTATCCTTCGATGTCAAGTTCCTTTTCATGCTCCTGGACGTGTTCCTTTTTATGTAACCTGCAGCAATAGGTTAGCATGCAGTGAGGTGCGGGAGTTTGAATATCGCGAAAGACCATCAGAACTAGCTCTTGCCCTTAGACCAAGTGATGAAGTGCGTCTGCAAGTGAGACTAGCTAAATTGCTATATTCTGGCTTAAATTTGAAATTCTTGGATTGCTCTAGGAGAGAGTGTGAAAAATGTAAATTGAAGACTCTACTATGTTCTTTGAAATGCAACACTGGCAACGCTCCTGAAAGATTAGAGGACTTACTTGCCATTATTGAAGGCAATCATATCAACTTTAGAGATATGTTGATTCAGAATTTCATGAAGGATAAACTTTATGAATGGCTAGTCTCTAGAGCACATGAAGAAGATAAAGGTCCAAATATTTTGGATGATGAAGGACAAGGGGCTATTCATCTAGTGGCTGCCCTTGGTTATGAATGGGGTTTGGTTCCATTAATTGCTGCTGGTATTAGTCCTAATTTCAGGGATGCACGTGGTAGGACAGCTCTTCACTGGGCCGCACAATATGGGAG GGAGGATATGGTGATTGCACTTGTAAAGCTTGGTGTAGCTGCTGGTGCCGTTGAAGATCCAACAGCTGCATCCCCTGGTGGGCAAACAGCTGCTGATTTGGCTTCTAGTGGAGGTCACAAAGGGATTGCTGGATACTTGGCAGAATCAGATCTTACTGTTCATCTTCAGTCATTGGCTATGAATAATAATGCTCTAGACGATATTGGTGCTGGGCTTGAAGCTGAAAAGGCTTTTGAATCTGCAGCCCAAGAGGTTGTTCCTGTGAATGGAACGATAGATGATGAAATTTCCTTGAAAGTATCTCTTGCTTCTTTGAGGAAATCAGCTCATGCTGCAGCATTGATTCAAGCTACTTTTAGAGCTCGTTCATTCCGTCAGAGACAGCTTACAGAGAGTAGAATTGATGTTTCTGAAGCTTCACTTGACCTTGTTGCTCTGGGCTCCCTGAGCAAGGTCCAAAAGGTGAATCACTTTGAGGACTATTTACACTCAGCTGCCATTAAAATCCAGCAGAAATATCGTGGCTGGAAAGGGAGGAGAGAATTTTTGAAGATACGTAACCGGATTGTGAAAATCCAG gCTCATGTACGTGGACATCAAGTTCGTAAGCAATATAAAAAGTTTGTTTGGTCGGTCAGTATACTTGAAAAGGTCATTCTGCGTTGGAGGAGGAAGAAACCAGGATTACGAGGATTTCGGCCAGAAAAAACTAGTCAGGAAGGAACACTTGAGTTTGAGAAGAACGACGAGTATGAATATCTAAGTATTGGTCGAAAACAGAAGTTTGCTGGAGTTGAGAAGGCTTTGGCAAGAGTTCAGTCCATGGTACGTCATCCAGAGGCAAGAGACCAGTATATGAGGCTGGTTGCAAAGTTTGAAAGTTCTAAG TTGGATGATGGAGGGAGCAGTAGGTCATCACCAGTTTAG
- the LOC132034496 gene encoding calmodulin-binding transcription activator 2-like isoform X1, translating to MADTKRYLPNQPLDLEQILKEAQHRWLRPAEICEILRNHLKLYLNKEPPVKPPGGSVFLYDRKVVRYFRKDSHNWRKKKDGKTVKEAHEKLKAGSIDVLHCYYAHGEDNENFQRRSYWMLEQQLEHIVLVHYREVKEGYKVGAFRVQPVHPGPLLENPQTSSTPCFESGLIVQKSHTSSPTSVDWKQQALSSELHSGDSKGLVEFSRDSFQLNPQVSSFMSTDFHSSERNLNVTLEQKFYSGHLNVADLLSNKLTYARLDVGKAVKDVANNRNRLAITSGEAFEILQKCTTFGESDTHPLTFLKSPSNVAFKERSRAILKALKTIEILEIGNFLENIHVAPSQIQNISSSQTVVTSDATVQTSSLEGGLDSDEAGRLNKLDSFGRWMDREIGGDCDESLMASDSGNYWNTLDTDNEDKEVSSLSRDMQLDTDSLGPSPSQAQLFSISDFAPDWVYSGVETKVLIIGTFPGHGKHPTCQKWSCMFGEVEVSAEALTESILRCQVPFHAPGRVPFYVTCSNRLACSEVREFEYRERPSELALALRPSDEVRLQVRLAKLLYSGLNLKFLDCSRRECEKCKLKTLLCSLKCNTGNAPERLEDLLAIIEGNHINFRDMLIQNFMKDKLYEWLVSRAHEEDKGPNILDDEGQGAIHLVAALGYEWGLVPLIAAGISPNFRDARGRTALHWAAQYGREDMVIALVKLGVAAGAVEDPTAASPGGQTAADLASSGGHKGIAGYLAESDLTVHLQSLAMNNNALDDIGAGLEAEKAFESAAQEVVPVNGTIDDEISLKVSLASLRKSAHAAALIQATFRARSFRQRQLTESRIDVSEASLDLVALGSLSKVQKVNHFEDYLHSAAIKIQQKYRGWKGRREFLKIRNRIVKIQAHVRGHQVRKQYKKFVWSVSILEKVILRWRRKKPGLRGFRPEKTSQEGTLEFEKNDEYEYLSIGRKQKFAGVEKALARVQSMVRHPEARDQYMRLVAKFESSKLDDGGSSRSSPV from the exons ATGGCTGATACCAAACGTTACCTTCCCAATCAACCTTTAG ATCTTGAACAGATACTGAAGGAAGCCCAGCACCGCTGGCTTCGCCCAGCTGAAATTTGTGAAATCTTGCGCAATCATCTAAAGCTCTACTTGAATAAGGAGCCCCCAGTCAAACCTCCAG GCGGTTCAGTGTTTCTATATGATCGGAAAGTAGTACGATATTTCCGTAAAGATAGTCACAActggagaaagaagaaggatggtAAAACTGTGAAAGAAGCTCATGAAAAGTTGAAG GCAGGCAGCATTGATGTTCTTCACTGTTACTATGCCCATGGGGAGGACAACGAGAACTTTCAGAGGCGAAGTTATTGGATGCTTGAACA ACAGTTGGAGCACATCGTCCTTGTACATTACAGAGAAGTAAAAGAG GGTTACAAAGTAGGTGCCTTCCGTGTGCAACCAGTACATCCAGGGCCACTGCTTGAAAATCCTCAAACTAGTTCCACGCCTTGCTTTGAGTCTGGCCTAATAGTTCAGAAATCTCATACATCAAGTCCAACCTCAGTTGACTGGAAACAACAGGCACTCTCTTCTGAACTTCACAGTGGTGATTCCAAAG GACTTGTGGAGTTCTCGAGGGACAGCTTTCAGCTCAATCCACAAGTTAGCTCATTCATGTCTACTGACTTTCATAGCTCAGAGAGAAATTTAAATGTTACGCTAGAGCAAAAGTTCTACTCGGGACACCTTAATGTGGCCGATTTGCTGTCCAATAAACTCACTTATGCAAGATTAGATGTTGGTAAAGCCGTTAAAGATGTGGCAAACAACAGAAACAGATTGGCTATTACTTCCGGGGAAGCATTTGAG attctccaaaaatgcactacttttggagaatcTGACACACACCCattgacatttttgaagagtccgagcaatgTAGCTTTCAAGGAGAGGAGCAGGGCAATATTGAAAGCATTAAAGACAATTGAGATATTGGAAATTGGTAACTTCTTG GAGAATATCCATGTAGCTCCATCTCAGATTCAGAACATTTCCAGCTCTCAGACTGTTGTGACTTCTGATGCTACAGTTCAAACTAGTTCCTTGGAAGGTGGACTCGACAGTGATGAAGCTGGAAGACTAAATAAACTTGATAGCTTTGGAAGATGGATGGATAGAGAGATCGGTGGAGACTGCGACGAGTCCCTGATGGCCTCTGATTCTGGCAACTACTGGAATACCCTTGATACTGATAATGAGGATAAAGAAGTTTCCAGTTTATCACGTGACATGCAGTTGGACACTGATTCTTTAGGCCCTTCTCCATCCCAAGCGCAGCTGTTCAGTATCTCTGATTTTGCTCCAGATTGGGTCTACTCAGGAGTGGAAACAAAG GTTTTGATCATAGGTACCTTTCCTGGCCACGGGAAGCATCCGACCTGTCAGAAATGGAGCTGTATGTTTGGTGAAGTTGAGGTCTCTGCAGAAGCTCTGACTGAGAGTATCCTTCGATGTCAAGTTCCTTTTCATGCTCCTGGACGTGTTCCTTTTTATGTAACCTGCAGCAATAGGTTAGCATGCAGTGAGGTGCGGGAGTTTGAATATCGCGAAAGACCATCAGAACTAGCTCTTGCCCTTAGACCAAGTGATGAAGTGCGTCTGCAAGTGAGACTAGCTAAATTGCTATATTCTGGCTTAAATTTGAAATTCTTGGATTGCTCTAGGAGAGAGTGTGAAAAATGTAAATTGAAGACTCTACTATGTTCTTTGAAATGCAACACTGGCAACGCTCCTGAAAGATTAGAGGACTTACTTGCCATTATTGAAGGCAATCATATCAACTTTAGAGATATGTTGATTCAGAATTTCATGAAGGATAAACTTTATGAATGGCTAGTCTCTAGAGCACATGAAGAAGATAAAGGTCCAAATATTTTGGATGATGAAGGACAAGGGGCTATTCATCTAGTGGCTGCCCTTGGTTATGAATGGGGTTTGGTTCCATTAATTGCTGCTGGTATTAGTCCTAATTTCAGGGATGCACGTGGTAGGACAGCTCTTCACTGGGCCGCACAATATGGGAG GGAGGATATGGTGATTGCACTTGTAAAGCTTGGTGTAGCTGCTGGTGCCGTTGAAGATCCAACAGCTGCATCCCCTGGTGGGCAAACAGCTGCTGATTTGGCTTCTAGTGGAGGTCACAAAGGGATTGCTGGATACTTGGCAGAATCAGATCTTACTGTTCATCTTCAGTCATTGGCTATGAATAATAATGCTCTAGACGATATTGGTGCTGGGCTTGAAGCTGAAAAGGCTTTTGAATCTGCAGCCCAAGAGGTTGTTCCTGTGAATGGAACGATAGATGATGAAATTTCCTTGAAAGTATCTCTTGCTTCTTTGAGGAAATCAGCTCATGCTGCAGCATTGATTCAAGCTACTTTTAGAGCTCGTTCATTCCGTCAGAGACAGCTTACAGAGAGTAGAATTGATGTTTCTGAAGCTTCACTTGACCTTGTTGCTCTGGGCTCCCTGAGCAAGGTCCAAAAGGTGAATCACTTTGAGGACTATTTACACTCAGCTGCCATTAAAATCCAGCAGAAATATCGTGGCTGGAAAGGGAGGAGAGAATTTTTGAAGATACGTAACCGGATTGTGAAAATCCAG gCTCATGTACGTGGACATCAAGTTCGTAAGCAATATAAAAAGTTTGTTTGGTCGGTCAGTATACTTGAAAAGGTCATTCTGCGTTGGAGGAGGAAGAAACCAGGATTACGAGGATTTCGGCCAGAAAAAACTAGTCAGGAAGGAACACTTGAGTTTGAGAAGAACGACGAGTATGAATATCTAAGTATTGGTCGAAAACAGAAGTTTGCTGGAGTTGAGAAGGCTTTGGCAAGAGTTCAGTCCATGGTACGTCATCCAGAGGCAAGAGACCAGTATATGAGGCTGGTTGCAAAGTTTGAAAGTTCTAAG TTGGATGATGGAGGGAGCAGTAGGTCATCACCAGTTTAG
- the LOC132034496 gene encoding calmodulin-binding transcription activator 2-like isoform X3 produces MTNRNIAGSIDVLHCYYAHGEDNENFQRRSYWMLEQQLEHIVLVHYREVKEGYKVGAFRVQPVHPGPLLENPQTSSTPCFESGLIVQKSHTSSPTSVDWKQQALSSELHSGDSKGLVEFSRDSFQLNPQVSSFMSTDFHSSERNLNVTLEQKFYSGHLNVADLLSNKLTYARLDVGKAVKDVANNRNRLAITSGEAFEILQKCTTFGESDTHPLTFLKSPSNVAFKERSRAILKALKTIEILEIGNFLENIHVAPSQIQNISSSQTVVTSDATVQTSSLEGGLDSDEAGRLNKLDSFGRWMDREIGGDCDESLMASDSGNYWNTLDTDNEDKEVSSLSRDMQLDTDSLGPSPSQAQLFSISDFAPDWVYSGVETKVLIIGTFPGHGKHPTCQKWSCMFGEVEVSAEALTESILRCQVPFHAPGRVPFYVTCSNRLACSEVREFEYRERPSELALALRPSDEVRLQVRLAKLLYSGLNLKFLDCSRRECEKCKLKTLLCSLKCNTGNAPERLEDLLAIIEGNHINFRDMLIQNFMKDKLYEWLVSRAHEEDKGPNILDDEGQGAIHLVAALGYEWGLVPLIAAGISPNFRDARGRTALHWAAQYGREDMVIALVKLGVAAGAVEDPTAASPGGQTAADLASSGGHKGIAGYLAESDLTVHLQSLAMNNNALDDIGAGLEAEKAFESAAQEVVPVNGTIDDEISLKVSLASLRKSAHAAALIQATFRARSFRQRQLTESRIDVSEASLDLVALGSLSKVQKVNHFEDYLHSAAIKIQQKYRGWKGRREFLKIRNRIVKIQAHVRGHQVRKQYKKFVWSVSILEKVILRWRRKKPGLRGFRPEKTSQEGTLEFEKNDEYEYLSIGRKQKFAGVEKALARVQSMVRHPEARDQYMRLVAKFESSKLDDGGSSRSSPV; encoded by the exons ATGACCAATAGAAACATA GCAGGCAGCATTGATGTTCTTCACTGTTACTATGCCCATGGGGAGGACAACGAGAACTTTCAGAGGCGAAGTTATTGGATGCTTGAACA ACAGTTGGAGCACATCGTCCTTGTACATTACAGAGAAGTAAAAGAG GGTTACAAAGTAGGTGCCTTCCGTGTGCAACCAGTACATCCAGGGCCACTGCTTGAAAATCCTCAAACTAGTTCCACGCCTTGCTTTGAGTCTGGCCTAATAGTTCAGAAATCTCATACATCAAGTCCAACCTCAGTTGACTGGAAACAACAGGCACTCTCTTCTGAACTTCACAGTGGTGATTCCAAAG GACTTGTGGAGTTCTCGAGGGACAGCTTTCAGCTCAATCCACAAGTTAGCTCATTCATGTCTACTGACTTTCATAGCTCAGAGAGAAATTTAAATGTTACGCTAGAGCAAAAGTTCTACTCGGGACACCTTAATGTGGCCGATTTGCTGTCCAATAAACTCACTTATGCAAGATTAGATGTTGGTAAAGCCGTTAAAGATGTGGCAAACAACAGAAACAGATTGGCTATTACTTCCGGGGAAGCATTTGAG attctccaaaaatgcactacttttggagaatcTGACACACACCCattgacatttttgaagagtccgagcaatgTAGCTTTCAAGGAGAGGAGCAGGGCAATATTGAAAGCATTAAAGACAATTGAGATATTGGAAATTGGTAACTTCTTG GAGAATATCCATGTAGCTCCATCTCAGATTCAGAACATTTCCAGCTCTCAGACTGTTGTGACTTCTGATGCTACAGTTCAAACTAGTTCCTTGGAAGGTGGACTCGACAGTGATGAAGCTGGAAGACTAAATAAACTTGATAGCTTTGGAAGATGGATGGATAGAGAGATCGGTGGAGACTGCGACGAGTCCCTGATGGCCTCTGATTCTGGCAACTACTGGAATACCCTTGATACTGATAATGAGGATAAAGAAGTTTCCAGTTTATCACGTGACATGCAGTTGGACACTGATTCTTTAGGCCCTTCTCCATCCCAAGCGCAGCTGTTCAGTATCTCTGATTTTGCTCCAGATTGGGTCTACTCAGGAGTGGAAACAAAG GTTTTGATCATAGGTACCTTTCCTGGCCACGGGAAGCATCCGACCTGTCAGAAATGGAGCTGTATGTTTGGTGAAGTTGAGGTCTCTGCAGAAGCTCTGACTGAGAGTATCCTTCGATGTCAAGTTCCTTTTCATGCTCCTGGACGTGTTCCTTTTTATGTAACCTGCAGCAATAGGTTAGCATGCAGTGAGGTGCGGGAGTTTGAATATCGCGAAAGACCATCAGAACTAGCTCTTGCCCTTAGACCAAGTGATGAAGTGCGTCTGCAAGTGAGACTAGCTAAATTGCTATATTCTGGCTTAAATTTGAAATTCTTGGATTGCTCTAGGAGAGAGTGTGAAAAATGTAAATTGAAGACTCTACTATGTTCTTTGAAATGCAACACTGGCAACGCTCCTGAAAGATTAGAGGACTTACTTGCCATTATTGAAGGCAATCATATCAACTTTAGAGATATGTTGATTCAGAATTTCATGAAGGATAAACTTTATGAATGGCTAGTCTCTAGAGCACATGAAGAAGATAAAGGTCCAAATATTTTGGATGATGAAGGACAAGGGGCTATTCATCTAGTGGCTGCCCTTGGTTATGAATGGGGTTTGGTTCCATTAATTGCTGCTGGTATTAGTCCTAATTTCAGGGATGCACGTGGTAGGACAGCTCTTCACTGGGCCGCACAATATGGGAG GGAGGATATGGTGATTGCACTTGTAAAGCTTGGTGTAGCTGCTGGTGCCGTTGAAGATCCAACAGCTGCATCCCCTGGTGGGCAAACAGCTGCTGATTTGGCTTCTAGTGGAGGTCACAAAGGGATTGCTGGATACTTGGCAGAATCAGATCTTACTGTTCATCTTCAGTCATTGGCTATGAATAATAATGCTCTAGACGATATTGGTGCTGGGCTTGAAGCTGAAAAGGCTTTTGAATCTGCAGCCCAAGAGGTTGTTCCTGTGAATGGAACGATAGATGATGAAATTTCCTTGAAAGTATCTCTTGCTTCTTTGAGGAAATCAGCTCATGCTGCAGCATTGATTCAAGCTACTTTTAGAGCTCGTTCATTCCGTCAGAGACAGCTTACAGAGAGTAGAATTGATGTTTCTGAAGCTTCACTTGACCTTGTTGCTCTGGGCTCCCTGAGCAAGGTCCAAAAGGTGAATCACTTTGAGGACTATTTACACTCAGCTGCCATTAAAATCCAGCAGAAATATCGTGGCTGGAAAGGGAGGAGAGAATTTTTGAAGATACGTAACCGGATTGTGAAAATCCAG gCTCATGTACGTGGACATCAAGTTCGTAAGCAATATAAAAAGTTTGTTTGGTCGGTCAGTATACTTGAAAAGGTCATTCTGCGTTGGAGGAGGAAGAAACCAGGATTACGAGGATTTCGGCCAGAAAAAACTAGTCAGGAAGGAACACTTGAGTTTGAGAAGAACGACGAGTATGAATATCTAAGTATTGGTCGAAAACAGAAGTTTGCTGGAGTTGAGAAGGCTTTGGCAAGAGTTCAGTCCATGGTACGTCATCCAGAGGCAAGAGACCAGTATATGAGGCTGGTTGCAAAGTTTGAAAGTTCTAAG TTGGATGATGGAGGGAGCAGTAGGTCATCACCAGTTTAG